In a single window of the Aminomonas paucivorans DSM 12260 genome:
- the xerA gene encoding site-specific tyrosine recombinase/integron integrase: MPHPGRLKTAAPSGGTSLCLPFESFLTYLALERGASEHTLRAYRSDLTHFEDFCARRGKPPCPPEENELTLFLRELQRQGLAASSVQRRAACLRSFLRFLQEQGEPAASREPLSLPDRPAPLPQILTEGEVGRLLETCDGSASLDLRDRALFELIYGCGLRASEACSLRLRDVDFTGGTLRVQGKGNKTRIVPLLGEVRKAVERYLAAGRGEAPGDPEALLLSRNRRPLRREDLWRIVRRRGVQAGIPSSRLHPHILRHSFATHLLRHGMDLRTLQSLLGHASLGTTEKYTHFDQELRDVYDRAHPRA; this comes from the coding sequence GTGCCGCACCCGGGAAGGCTGAAGACCGCCGCTCCTTCCGGGGGGACGTCCCTCTGCCTCCCCTTCGAATCCTTCCTGACGTACCTTGCCCTGGAGCGAGGGGCCAGCGAACACACCCTGCGGGCGTACCGCTCCGACCTGACCCATTTCGAGGATTTCTGCGCCCGCCGGGGAAAACCCCCTTGTCCTCCCGAGGAGAACGAACTGACCCTCTTCCTGCGGGAACTGCAGCGACAGGGGTTGGCTGCAAGCAGCGTCCAGCGCCGGGCAGCCTGCCTTCGTTCCTTTCTCCGCTTCCTTCAGGAACAGGGGGAACCCGCAGCATCGCGGGAACCCCTCTCCCTTCCCGACCGCCCCGCTCCCCTGCCTCAGATCCTGACGGAGGGGGAAGTGGGGCGTCTGCTGGAAACGTGTGACGGCAGCGCCTCCCTGGACCTGCGGGACCGGGCCCTCTTCGAACTGATCTACGGCTGCGGCCTGAGAGCCTCCGAGGCCTGCTCCCTGCGACTGCGCGACGTGGACTTCACCGGGGGAACCCTCCGGGTTCAGGGGAAGGGCAACAAGACCCGCATCGTCCCCCTGTTGGGGGAGGTGCGCAAGGCGGTGGAGCGCTATCTCGCGGCGGGTCGGGGGGAAGCCCCGGGGGATCCGGAAGCCCTCCTCCTTTCCCGAAACCGCCGTCCCCTCCGAAGAGAGGACCTCTGGCGCATCGTGCGCCGTCGGGGCGTCCAGGCAGGCATCCCCTCCAGCCGCCTCCACCCGCACATCCTCCGCCACTCCTTCGCCACCCATCTGCTCCGGCACGGCATGGACCTCCGCACCCTGCAGAGCCTGTTGGGACACGCCTCGCTGGGGACTACCGAAAAATACACCCACTTTGACCAGGAGCTGCGGGATGTGTACGATCGAGCACATCCCCGGGCATGA
- a CDS encoding purine-nucleoside phosphorylase — MTPREKVLEALESLRRHRTSGPEAILVLGSGLGGFVDSLQRPQCVPYEDIPWWPRSTAPGHQGKLLLGEFEGLRLAVLQGRVHYYEGYSLEEVTFPIRVLGEWGARVLFATNAAGGIDPTYPAGQWVTLEDHINLLGTNPLIGPNEDAWGPRFPDMTEAYDRELLSVLQKASEQTGVSLRRGVYVAFPGPSFETPAEIRMARTLGASLVGMSTVPEVIVARHMGMRVCALSCVANPAAGMGDQKPLSHEEVLEEVGRASGQLEPLLKAFFRELRHVL; from the coding sequence ATGACCCCTCGAGAAAAGGTTCTAGAGGCGCTGGAGAGCCTGCGCCGTCACAGGACGTCCGGACCGGAGGCGATCCTCGTCCTGGGTTCCGGCCTGGGAGGTTTCGTGGATTCCCTGCAGCGCCCTCAGTGCGTTCCCTACGAGGACATCCCCTGGTGGCCTCGCTCCACTGCCCCGGGACACCAGGGCAAGCTGCTCCTGGGGGAGTTCGAGGGGCTGCGACTCGCGGTCCTTCAAGGGCGGGTTCACTACTACGAAGGCTACTCCCTGGAGGAGGTGACCTTCCCCATCCGGGTGCTGGGGGAGTGGGGAGCCCGGGTCCTCTTCGCCACCAACGCGGCAGGGGGCATCGATCCCACCTACCCAGCGGGGCAGTGGGTCACCCTGGAGGACCACATCAACCTCCTGGGGACCAATCCCCTCATCGGTCCCAATGAGGACGCCTGGGGACCTCGCTTCCCGGACATGACCGAGGCCTATGACCGGGAACTGCTCTCGGTCCTCCAGAAGGCCTCCGAACAGACAGGGGTCTCCCTGCGCCGGGGGGTCTACGTGGCCTTCCCCGGCCCCTCCTTCGAGACCCCCGCGGAGATCCGCATGGCCCGGACCCTGGGGGCATCCCTGGTGGGCATGTCCACGGTGCCCGAGGTCATCGTGGCCCGCCACATGGGCATGCGGGTCTGCGCCCTGTCCTGCGTGGCCAACCCCGCGGCGGGCATGGGAGACCAGAAACCCCTGAGCCACGAGGAGGTCCTGGAGGAAGTGGGCAGAGCCTCGGGGCAGCTGGAACCGCTCCTTAAGGCCTTTTTCCGGGAGCTGCGCCATGTCCTTTGA
- a CDS encoding thymidine phosphorylase, whose protein sequence is MSFDVLPFIETKRDGGEHAPGEMKAFVEALQTGKVKDYQVSAWLMAAFLRGLSSEERRCLTECLADSGRRMELPPSMASVDKHSTGGVGDKTTLVLVPLVASCGVPVAKLSGRGLGFTGGTVDKLEAIPGMRTHLEMSVFRSQVERIGCAVSGHSAELAPAEGKLYALRDVTGTVPSKDLITTSIVSKKIAGGARSFVYDVKWGNGALMERFEEAEQLARLLVDLSRSLGHPSRALLTSMEQPLGQWVGNAAEVREAVTILQGGGPASTREVCLALGGEMLCLAGAVSTPEEGEKLCAASIGKGKALEKFRQLLEAQGGDPRVPDAPEALLPLAEDSLSLAAVGEGWLASVPTRRLGEAVRRLGGGRLTQTDTVDPGVALRLHRNIGDPVSPGEPLATLYGRDKARLEETRRALEGTFVISPRPVEPVRWVRRRLG, encoded by the coding sequence ATGTCCTTTGACGTCCTCCCCTTCATCGAGACCAAGCGGGACGGGGGAGAGCACGCCCCCGGGGAGATGAAGGCCTTTGTGGAAGCTCTCCAGACGGGGAAGGTGAAGGACTACCAAGTTTCGGCGTGGCTGATGGCGGCGTTCCTGCGGGGGCTGTCCTCGGAGGAGCGCCGCTGCCTCACGGAATGTCTGGCCGATTCGGGGCGACGCATGGAGCTGCCCCCCTCCATGGCCTCCGTGGACAAACACAGCACCGGAGGGGTGGGAGACAAGACCACCCTGGTGCTGGTCCCCCTGGTGGCCTCCTGCGGGGTTCCGGTGGCCAAGCTCAGCGGCCGGGGCCTGGGTTTTACGGGAGGCACGGTGGACAAGCTGGAGGCCATCCCGGGGATGAGGACCCACCTGGAGATGTCCGTCTTCCGCAGCCAGGTGGAGCGCATCGGCTGTGCCGTGAGCGGCCATTCGGCGGAACTGGCCCCCGCGGAGGGAAAGCTCTACGCCCTGCGGGACGTGACCGGGACCGTCCCCTCCAAGGACCTCATCACCACCAGCATTGTGAGCAAGAAGATCGCCGGAGGTGCCCGATCCTTTGTCTACGACGTGAAGTGGGGCAACGGAGCCCTGATGGAGCGGTTCGAAGAAGCGGAGCAGCTGGCCCGGCTCCTGGTGGACCTCTCGCGTTCCCTGGGCCACCCCAGCCGCGCCCTCCTCACCAGCATGGAGCAGCCCCTGGGGCAGTGGGTGGGCAACGCGGCGGAGGTCCGGGAGGCCGTGACGATCCTTCAGGGAGGCGGGCCTGCCTCCACCCGGGAGGTGTGCCTCGCCCTGGGAGGGGAGATGCTCTGCCTGGCGGGAGCCGTTTCCACCCCCGAGGAGGGGGAGAAGCTCTGCGCGGCAAGCATCGGGAAGGGGAAGGCCCTGGAGAAGTTTCGCCAGCTCCTGGAGGCCCAGGGGGGCGATCCGAGGGTGCCCGATGCCCCCGAGGCCCTGTTGCCCCTGGCGGAGGACTCCCTTTCCCTTGCGGCCGTCGGAGAGGGCTGGCTGGCCTCCGTCCCCACCCGCAGGCTGGGAGAGGCGGTGCGTCGCCTGGGAGGGGGGCGCCTGACCCAGACGGACACGGTGGATCCCGGGGTGGCCCTCCGGCTCCACAGGAACATCGGGGACCCCGTTTCCCCGGGCGAACCGCTGGCGACCCTGTACGGCCGGGACAAGGCGCGCCTGGAGGAGACCCGGAGGGCCCTGGAGGGGACCTTCGTGATCTCCCCGCGTCCCGTGGAACCGGTCCGGTGGGTGCGTCGCAGGCTGGGATGA
- a CDS encoding sigma-70 family RNA polymerase sigma factor, whose translation MSRRENPLSPDSGALRDRDRENHLIAFLPLVRSWARRLCGGDEAFREDLIQEGLVAILKGLDAFSPERGPLPPFLGACVRNRLLSVLRRYRRERRVLLFGEVPPEVERNASEDAPGTWEWEGDLERLRTRLSEKETVVLAAYLEGGSVAKAAGLLRWPRKEVDNALQRVRRKARLLESPPVSSGRLERDGRNG comes from the coding sequence ATGAGCCGAAGGGAGAACCCTCTTTCCCCTGACTCGGGGGCCCTGCGCGATCGGGACAGGGAAAACCACCTGATCGCCTTCCTCCCGCTGGTCCGTTCCTGGGCCCGCAGGCTCTGCGGAGGGGACGAGGCCTTCCGGGAGGACCTGATCCAGGAAGGCCTCGTGGCGATTCTGAAGGGTCTGGACGCCTTCTCTCCCGAACGGGGCCCCCTGCCTCCGTTTTTGGGAGCCTGCGTGCGCAATCGCCTCCTCTCCGTCCTGCGACGCTACCGCCGGGAGCGGCGGGTTCTGCTGTTCGGGGAGGTCCCCCCGGAGGTGGAACGAAACGCTTCGGAGGACGCGCCGGGGACGTGGGAGTGGGAAGGAGACCTGGAGCGCCTCCGAACCCGCCTCTCCGAAAAGGAGACGGTGGTCCTGGCTGCCTACCTGGAAGGGGGCAGCGTGGCGAAAGCCGCGGGTCTGCTTCGTTGGCCCCGCAAAGAGGTGGACAACGCCCTTCAGCGGGTACGCCGGAAGGCGCGCCTCCTGGAGAGTCCCCCGGTCTCCTCGGGACGCCTTGAAAGGGATGGAAGAAACGGGTAG
- the tmk gene encoding dTMP kinase, which translates to METTKEGLFLTLEGIDGCGKSTQAGRLASWLRERDPRRPVLWTREPGGWPGGADFRERILRGQWEHPWSEVFLFLADRCEHVLREILPALARGEQVLCERYHDSTLAYQSFGRGLPLEALRRFSRDCRFPLPHRTLLLDLPVEDALRRLQQREGAADRLEGEGRPFLERVRRGFLCLAEAEPERYAVVDARGDEEQVFARLCRAVEERTLP; encoded by the coding sequence ATGGAGACGACGAAGGAAGGCCTTTTCCTGACGCTGGAGGGCATCGACGGTTGCGGAAAGAGCACCCAGGCCGGGAGGCTGGCCTCCTGGCTGCGGGAGCGTGACCCTCGGCGCCCCGTCCTCTGGACCCGGGAGCCCGGAGGGTGGCCGGGGGGAGCGGACTTTCGCGAACGGATCCTTCGGGGACAGTGGGAACACCCCTGGAGCGAGGTCTTCCTGTTTCTGGCGGATCGGTGCGAGCACGTCCTGCGGGAAATCCTTCCCGCCCTCGCAAGGGGAGAGCAGGTCCTGTGCGAGCGCTACCACGATTCCACCCTGGCCTACCAGAGCTTCGGACGAGGTCTTCCCCTGGAGGCGCTGCGCCGCTTCTCCCGGGACTGCCGTTTCCCCCTGCCCCACCGCACCCTCCTTCTGGATCTCCCCGTGGAGGATGCCCTGCGGCGTCTTCAGCAGCGCGAAGGGGCAGCGGACCGTCTGGAAGGGGAGGGCAGACCTTTCCTGGAACGGGTTCGTCGGGGGTTTCTGTGCCTTGCGGAGGCGGAACCGGAGCGGTACGCCGTGGTGGATGCCCGGGGAGACGAAGAACAGGTGTTCGCCCGATTGTGCCGCGCCGTGGAAGAGAGGACCCTCCCATGA
- a CDS encoding DUF327 family protein, with product MKVEGPRKPRSDAAGAASGDAKGRQGSPGATTAGQESAFQSTFEEMEAVRLIEELEQVGDRLSRYPSLSLMARYRGLVRLLLRKAQEGIRVRRDFRWRRTERTLYVLIQRTDSALEEMEEILRREGDRTRLLDLVEEVKGCLISMLS from the coding sequence ATGAAGGTAGAGGGGCCGAGGAAGCCGCGAAGCGACGCCGCAGGCGCCGCCTCCGGGGATGCCAAGGGGAGACAGGGATCTCCCGGGGCGACCACGGCGGGACAGGAATCGGCCTTCCAGAGCACCTTCGAGGAGATGGAGGCGGTCCGGCTCATCGAAGAGCTGGAGCAGGTGGGAGACCGCCTTTCCCGCTATCCTTCCCTTTCCCTCATGGCCCGGTATCGGGGGCTGGTGCGTCTGCTGCTTCGCAAGGCCCAGGAGGGCATTCGGGTGCGAAGGGATTTTCGCTGGCGCAGAACGGAACGGACCCTCTACGTCCTGATCCAGCGGACCGATTCGGCCCTTGAGGAGATGGAGGAGATCCTCCGGAGGGAAGGCGACAGGACGCGCCTCCTGGACCTGGTGGAGGAGGTCAAGGGATGCCTGATCTCGATGCTCTCCTGA
- a CDS encoding PSP1 domain-containing protein, producing the protein MIRSLALFGKPRYLGMLSLPDDADIPRGETLLVQSPRGEEMAVLVGTLTADREKALRSMRVHQDPSEGKSSEPAAFDLQFLSVAGEEEVNRMEELRAEEGPILLRAREILKGHQLSMKLIDVEYLVDRKKLFFYFTSEQRVDFRAFVRDLAKEHRTRIEMRQVGVRDEAKIIRGLSPCGRPCCCSYWLQQFAPICIRMVKEQNLALNPTKISGICGRLMCCMSYEHPVYRELWSGLPNPGSKIKTPMGNYVLQGVDLRTRSVRCSAPMGGDRTVPVDRFQEFREAVLAGQDWDLAPKGEGARQNGESSRPGRREEGGRPRRFEKGDSPRPRKGAASQPEAPSQPPVSAGSGGAAPGQDETAAPSKKRSRRKRKRPSGNKELAAVGTTPGLQEGTSQEARPPRPPKPRQPGEGKGEGKPRPQEGTGSTPPQGEEGKKPSRKRRRRSRSNRPKEGAPGAEAGTPPRGSDGGEGQ; encoded by the coding sequence TTGATTCGTTCTTTGGCCCTGTTCGGGAAGCCTAGGTACCTGGGAATGCTCTCCCTGCCGGACGACGCGGACATACCCCGGGGGGAGACGCTGCTGGTCCAGTCTCCCCGGGGGGAGGAAATGGCCGTTCTGGTGGGGACCCTGACGGCGGATCGGGAGAAGGCCCTCCGGTCCATGCGGGTCCACCAGGATCCTTCGGAGGGCAAAAGCTCCGAGCCTGCAGCCTTCGACCTCCAGTTCCTCTCCGTGGCGGGAGAGGAGGAGGTGAACCGCATGGAGGAGCTGCGAGCGGAGGAGGGGCCCATCCTCCTCCGCGCTCGGGAGATCCTCAAGGGACACCAGCTCTCCATGAAGCTCATCGACGTGGAGTACCTGGTGGACCGGAAAAAGCTGTTCTTCTACTTCACCTCGGAGCAGCGGGTGGACTTTCGGGCCTTCGTGCGGGATCTGGCCAAGGAACACCGCACGCGGATCGAAATGCGCCAGGTGGGGGTCCGGGACGAGGCGAAGATCATCCGCGGCCTGTCTCCCTGCGGGCGCCCCTGCTGCTGCAGCTACTGGCTCCAGCAGTTCGCCCCCATCTGCATCCGCATGGTGAAGGAGCAGAACCTGGCCCTTAACCCCACGAAGATCTCCGGAATCTGCGGCCGTCTCATGTGCTGCATGAGCTACGAACATCCGGTCTACCGGGAACTCTGGTCCGGATTGCCCAACCCGGGCTCCAAGATCAAGACCCCCATGGGAAACTACGTCCTCCAGGGGGTGGACCTGCGCACCCGCTCGGTGCGCTGCAGCGCCCCCATGGGGGGAGACCGGACCGTGCCGGTGGATCGCTTCCAGGAGTTCCGGGAGGCGGTGCTGGCAGGTCAGGACTGGGATCTGGCCCCGAAGGGGGAGGGGGCTCGGCAGAACGGAGAATCTTCCCGTCCCGGCCGCAGGGAGGAAGGGGGACGCCCCCGGCGTTTCGAGAAAGGCGACTCCCCCCGCCCCCGCAAGGGTGCGGCGTCCCAGCCGGAGGCCCCCTCCCAACCCCCTGTTTCGGCAGGTTCGGGCGGGGCCGCTCCGGGGCAGGACGAGACGGCGGCTCCGTCGAAAAAGCGCTCCCGCAGAAAGCGCAAGCGCCCCTCGGGCAACAAGGAGCTTGCGGCCGTCGGGACAACCCCGGGGCTTCAGGAAGGGACTTCTCAGGAAGCCCGTCCTCCCCGCCCTCCCAAACCGAGGCAACCGGGAGAGGGGAAAGGCGAAGGGAAACCGCGCCCGCAAGAGGGGACGGGCTCCACCCCGCCCCAGGGGGAGGAAGGGAAGAAACCCTCCCGCAAGCGGCGCAGGCGTTCCCGCAGCAACCGCCCCAAGGAGGGAGCCCCGGGAGCGGAAGCGGGGACTCCCCCGAGGGGCAGCGACGGAGGTGAAGGGCAATGA
- the ftsY gene encoding signal recognition particle-docking protein FtsY — protein MKGLWKGFWDKVKDIRSRWEYGVAGLFSDDPVSEEFFEKLEEHLLAGDVGLELTESLLEDLRSFAKREKVGKASDLKQHFAQEIKDTLQRVPKMGEPLSFDGPLGVILLVGVNGSGKTTTAAKLAASFRKRGETVVLAAADTFRAAAIDQLRIWGERTGTRVIAQSPGSDAAAVVFDALQAVKSVGRGVVVVDTAGRLHTKHNLMEELTKIHRVARREVDPSCIETLLVLDAVTGQNGLVQAETFHAAFPLTGFVLTKFDHTARGGILLSLASRLALPVRYVGLGEKEEDLDSFDVDSFVEGLLSLKQEVPSDA, from the coding sequence ATGAAGGGACTCTGGAAGGGGTTCTGGGATAAGGTCAAGGACATCCGGTCCCGGTGGGAGTACGGCGTGGCGGGGCTCTTCTCCGACGACCCGGTGAGCGAGGAGTTCTTCGAGAAGCTGGAAGAACACCTCCTGGCGGGGGACGTGGGGCTGGAGCTGACGGAGTCCCTGCTGGAAGACCTTCGTTCCTTCGCCAAGAGGGAGAAGGTGGGCAAGGCCTCGGACCTGAAGCAGCACTTCGCCCAGGAGATCAAGGACACCCTGCAGCGGGTCCCCAAAATGGGGGAACCCCTTTCTTTCGACGGCCCCCTGGGGGTGATCCTCCTCGTGGGGGTCAACGGCAGCGGGAAGACCACCACCGCCGCCAAGCTGGCCGCGTCCTTCCGGAAACGGGGGGAGACGGTGGTGCTGGCCGCCGCGGACACCTTCCGGGCGGCGGCTATCGACCAGCTCCGCATCTGGGGAGAGCGCACGGGGACCCGGGTCATCGCCCAATCCCCGGGGAGCGACGCGGCGGCGGTGGTGTTTGACGCCCTCCAGGCGGTGAAGTCCGTCGGCCGGGGCGTGGTGGTGGTGGACACGGCGGGGCGCCTGCACACCAAGCACAACCTCATGGAGGAACTGACGAAGATCCACCGGGTGGCCCGCCGGGAGGTGGACCCCTCCTGCATCGAAACTCTCCTGGTGCTGGACGCGGTGACGGGGCAGAACGGCCTCGTCCAGGCGGAGACCTTCCACGCCGCCTTCCCCCTGACGGGCTTCGTGCTCACCAAATTCGACCACACTGCCCGGGGGGGAATCCTCCTCTCCCTGGCCTCCCGTCTGGCCCTTCCGGTTCGATACGTGGGGCTGGGGGAAAAGGAGGAGGACCTGGATTCCTTCGACGTGGACTCCTTCGTGGAGGGGCTGCTTTCTCTGAAACAGGAGGTCCCCTCGGATGCTTGA
- a CDS encoding DUF4416 family protein encodes MGPRGRLLVGVLLPASDPEWEAWVRAGIRRTWGPPQEEAGPFPFPWTDYYGEIAPRLERRFWAFPGLRPQEHLADWKLQAQALERESGNPRRINVDPGYLEGAKLLLASRKNHAHRIYLRDGIYGEVTLTCRGGRFTPFPYTFPDYRSGLYDPFLRALQREWRRLLRTEGAERAEKQRKEPSA; translated from the coding sequence GTGGGACCAAGAGGAAGACTGCTCGTCGGCGTCCTGCTGCCGGCCAGTGATCCCGAATGGGAGGCTTGGGTCCGGGCGGGGATCCGCCGGACCTGGGGACCTCCCCAGGAGGAAGCGGGACCGTTCCCCTTCCCCTGGACGGATTACTACGGGGAGATCGCTCCTCGGCTGGAGCGGCGTTTCTGGGCCTTCCCGGGGCTTCGGCCTCAGGAGCACCTGGCGGATTGGAAGCTTCAGGCCCAGGCCCTGGAACGGGAAAGCGGCAACCCGAGGAGGATCAACGTGGACCCGGGGTATCTGGAGGGGGCGAAACTCCTCCTGGCCTCGCGAAAGAACCACGCCCACCGGATCTACCTCCGGGACGGGATCTACGGGGAGGTCACCCTGACGTGCCGGGGAGGCCGTTTCACCCCCTTTCCCTACACCTTTCCAGATTATCGAAGCGGCCTGTACGATCCCTTCCTGCGGGCCCTGCAGCGTGAATGGAGACGCCTTCTCCGGACCGAAGGGGCCGAGAGAGCGGAGAAACAGAGAAAGGAGCCGTCGGCATGA
- the purB gene encoding adenylosuccinate lyase: MIERYETQEMRRIWSEEKRFDLWLQVELAVCRAWARDGVIPQEALGEIEAKAGFDIPRIREIEAVTQHDVIAFVSSVAEKIGEAGRYVHLGLTSSDVIDTASSLQLCQAADVLLEELQSLRRSVGALASTHRLTPCAGRTHGIHAEPTTFGLKLLNHYAELGRDHARIAAATEEMRVGKISGAVGTYGNCPPHIEARVCEELGLRADPVSTQIIQRDRHAALVGALAVMGGSLERLALEIRHLQRTEVLEALEPFGKGQKGSSAMPHKKNPILCERICGMARLLRGYAGTALENIALWHERDISHSSVERILWPDAFHLGHYMLRTLKKVLDGLTVDRERMSRNLDLTHGLLFSGRVLLELIDRLGISREAAYALVQEQALRCWEEGRPLLELLREDPRLQGVRREDLEALFQMDHFTRYVGEIFSRFPELG; encoded by the coding sequence ATGATCGAACGCTATGAGACCCAAGAGATGCGCCGGATCTGGTCCGAGGAGAAGCGGTTTGACCTGTGGCTTCAGGTGGAGCTGGCGGTCTGCCGGGCCTGGGCCCGGGACGGGGTCATCCCCCAGGAGGCCTTGGGGGAGATCGAGGCCAAGGCGGGCTTCGACATCCCCCGCATCCGGGAGATCGAGGCGGTGACCCAGCACGACGTGATCGCCTTCGTCAGCTCCGTGGCGGAGAAGATCGGCGAGGCGGGACGATACGTGCACCTGGGCCTCACCAGCAGCGACGTCATCGACACCGCCTCCTCCCTACAGCTCTGCCAGGCCGCAGATGTGCTCCTGGAGGAGCTGCAGTCCCTCCGCAGGAGCGTCGGGGCGCTGGCATCGACCCATCGCCTCACCCCCTGCGCGGGGCGGACCCACGGCATCCATGCGGAACCCACCACCTTCGGACTGAAGCTCCTCAACCACTACGCGGAGCTGGGGCGGGACCACGCCCGCATCGCCGCCGCGACGGAGGAGATGCGGGTGGGAAAGATCTCCGGGGCCGTGGGCACCTACGGTAACTGTCCCCCCCACATCGAAGCCCGGGTCTGCGAGGAACTGGGTCTTCGGGCGGACCCTGTATCCACACAGATCATCCAGCGGGACCGCCACGCGGCGCTGGTGGGTGCCCTCGCGGTGATGGGCGGCTCCCTGGAGCGCCTGGCCCTGGAGATCCGCCACCTCCAGCGCACCGAGGTCCTGGAGGCCCTGGAACCCTTCGGCAAGGGCCAGAAGGGCTCCTCCGCCATGCCCCACAAGAAGAACCCCATCCTCTGCGAGCGGATCTGCGGCATGGCACGCCTCCTGCGGGGCTACGCGGGCACGGCCCTGGAGAACATCGCTCTCTGGCACGAACGGGACATCAGTCACTCCTCCGTGGAACGCATCCTCTGGCCCGACGCCTTCCACCTGGGCCATTACATGCTCCGCACGCTGAAGAAGGTCCTGGACGGGCTGACCGTGGACCGGGAACGCATGAGCCGGAACCTGGACCTCACCCACGGCCTTCTCTTCAGCGGACGGGTGCTCCTGGAACTCATCGACCGTCTGGGAATCTCCCGGGAAGCGGCCTACGCCCTGGTGCAGGAACAGGCACTCCGGTGCTGGGAAGAGGGCAGACCCCTCCTGGAACTTCTGCGGGAGGACCCGCGTCTCCAGGGTGTCCGGCGGGAGGACCTGGAAGCCCTCTTCCAGATGGACCACTTTACGAGGTATGTCGGGGAGATCTTCTCCCGTTTTCCCGAGCTGGGTTGA
- the glpX gene encoding class II fructose-bisphosphatase, whose amino-acid sequence MSVPERNMALELVRATESAAIAAGRWMGRGDKNGADGAAVNAMRYMLNTIHMDGVVVIGEGEKDEAPMLFNGEKLGTGDAPQVDIAVDPIDGTRLCAEGQPNAVSVVALAEKGTMYNPQHIFYMDKIATGPQAADAIDIEAPVEENIRRVAKACHKAVEDVTVVVLDRPRHEHLIRSIRNVRARIRLIRDGDVAGALMTCKAESGIDLLVGVGGSPEAVITACAIKCVGGNMQCKLWPRNEDEAALCREKGMDLNQVLTLQDLVSSDNVFFAATGVTDGEFLKGVQYQGDMIKTTSLVMRSKSGTLRYVEALHQLRKLEKISGIDYAPKS is encoded by the coding sequence GTGTCTGTCCCGGAACGCAACATGGCCCTCGAGCTGGTTCGGGCCACCGAGTCCGCAGCCATTGCCGCAGGGCGATGGATGGGTCGAGGAGACAAGAACGGAGCGGATGGGGCTGCGGTGAACGCCATGAGGTACATGCTGAACACCATCCACATGGACGGGGTGGTGGTGATCGGCGAGGGGGAGAAGGACGAGGCCCCCATGCTCTTCAACGGCGAAAAGCTGGGCACGGGAGACGCTCCCCAGGTGGACATCGCCGTGGATCCCATCGACGGCACGAGGTTGTGCGCGGAGGGGCAGCCCAACGCGGTAAGCGTGGTGGCGCTGGCGGAGAAGGGGACCATGTACAACCCCCAGCACATCTTCTACATGGACAAAATCGCCACGGGCCCTCAGGCCGCCGACGCCATCGACATCGAAGCCCCGGTGGAGGAGAACATCCGCCGGGTGGCCAAGGCTTGCCACAAGGCGGTGGAGGACGTGACGGTGGTGGTTCTGGACCGGCCGCGCCACGAACACCTGATCCGCTCCATCCGCAACGTCCGCGCCCGAATCCGTCTGATCCGGGACGGAGACGTGGCGGGAGCCCTCATGACCTGCAAGGCGGAAAGCGGCATCGACCTGCTGGTGGGGGTCGGCGGTTCCCCCGAAGCGGTCATCACCGCCTGCGCCATCAAGTGCGTGGGGGGAAACATGCAGTGCAAGCTCTGGCCCCGCAACGAGGACGAGGCCGCCCTGTGCCGGGAGAAGGGCATGGACCTGAACCAGGTCCTCACGCTTCAGGACCTGGTCTCCAGCGACAACGTGTTCTTCGCCGCCACGGGGGTCACGGACGGGGAGTTCCTCAAGGGCGTCCAGTACCAGGGGGACATGATCAAGACCACCTCCCTGGTGATGCGCTCCAAGAGCGGCACCCTCCGTTACGTGGAGGCGCTGCACCAGCTCCGCAAGCTGGAGAAGATCAGCGGCATCGACTACGCCCCGAAGAGCTGA